Within Streptomyces albofaciens JCM 4342, the genomic segment GCCCACCCGGCACCGCAACCACAACGGCTACCTGCTGCGGTGGGACGGCGAAGGCATCCTCTTCGACCCGGGGGAGGGCACCCAGCGGCAGATGCTGCGGGCCGGGGTCGCCGCGCACGACATCAACCGGATCTGCGTCACCCACTTCCACGGTGACCACTCGCTCGGGCTCGCCGGGGTCATCCAGCGCATCAACCTCGACCGGGTGCCCCACCCGGTCACCGCGCACTTCCCGGCGAGCGGCCGGCGCTTCTTCGACCGGCTGCGCTACGCCACCGCCTACCGCGAGACGGTGCGGCTGGCCGAGGAGCCGGTGGCCGCCGACGGGGTGCTGGCCGACACGCCCTCGTACGCCCTGGAGGCGCGCAAGCTCTCCCACCCGGTCGAGGCGTACGGCTACCGCCTCATCGAGCCGGACGGGCGCCGGATGCTGCCGGAGAAGCTCGCCGCGCACGGCATCGCCGGGCCGGACGTCGGCCGGCTCCAGCGGGAGGGCGCGCTCGACGGCGTCACCCTCGACGAGGTCAGCGAGGTCCGGCGCGGCCAGCGGCTCGCCTTCGTCATGGACACCCGGCTGTGCGACGGGGTGCACGCGCTCGCCGAGGGCTGCGACCTGCTCGTCATCGAGTCCACGTTCCTGGACGAGGACGTCCGGCTGGCCAAGGAACACGGTCACCTGACGGCGGGCCAGGCGGCGCGCGTCGCCGCCGGGGCGGGCGTGCGCCACCTGGTCCTCACGCACTTCTCGCAGCGCTACTCGGACCCGTCGGAGTTCGAGCGCCAGGCCCGGGCGGCCGGCTTCGAAGGAGAGCTGACCATCGCCCGCGACCTGATGCGCGTCCCGGTCCCCAAGCGCACCTGAGGACGGGACGCGTACGCCGCCCGGTGGATCAGGGCAGGAAGTACATCGGGTTCGGCAGCTTGAAGGTCTTGTCGGCGTAGCCGCCGTTCAGGTCGCTGTACTGGTCGCCGAAGTTGGCGACGATGTCGTAGCCCCGCGACTCGATGTGCTTGCGGGTGCCGGACTTGAACTGGACCGTCGTGCAGTTGGCGCCGCACGGCAGGTAGGCCGGCGGGTTCTTCTTGTCCTTCAGGAAGACGTGCGTGCGGTCGAGCGGCACCTTGTAGCCGACGTTCTTGAGGTTGCGCACGCTCCACTCGCGCTGCGCCTCCTTGCGGCCGGTGACGAAGAAGACCTCGTACCCCTTGCCGCGGGCCCAGTTGACGAGCCGGTCCATGCCGAAGACCGGCGCCATGTCGGTGCTCGCCAGGTACTTGTCCTGGGCCGCCTCGGTGTGGTGGAAGCCGACCTGGAGCTCGTAGTTGTACGTCAGCAGCGTCGTGTCGTCCATGTCCAGGACGATGGCGGGCTTGCCGTGGTGCTTCTTGCCGGCGGCCTTGGCCAGGTAGTTCCGGGCCGAGTCGGTGATGCCGCGCACCTGCTTGGCGTAGTTGCTGCGCGGCGAGGCGTAGTGCTGCCCGTTCGCGGCCACCGTGTCGCCGTAGTACGCCTTGATCTTGTCCTGTACCTGGGTGAGGTTCGGTACCTCCTTGTCCGTACGCGGTACGGAGTGTTCGGCGGTGGCCTGGCCGACGCCGAACGCCGCGGTACCGGCGACGACCGCGGTGACGGCCGCGGCACCGACACGGACACGGCGGCGGGAGAGGAGGGGGTGGCGCATGTGCAGCTCCTAGCTGGACCGGTGGGGGCCACCTAGGTTTAACAGAGCGTTTATGCGGACATCTACGCGCGAAGATTCAATGGTTGGTAAAGGCTGTCCGGTTCTCGTGGCCGGACCCGGCCCCGCGTCCCCGTCGGCGCCGTTGACGCTGTTCATCCGCCTCCCTACGCTCCGTCCCCATGGATGGACACCGTCTACGTACGGAAATCCGGCCCACGCCGCCTCACCGGCCGGCCGCCGCCCCGCCGGCCACCGCCATCACCGCCGTCCACCTCACCCCGGTGCTCGTCGCCGACCCGCCCCTGCTCAATGTGCAGGGCGTCCACCAGCCTTACACCCCCCGCCTCATCATCGAAGTGACCACGGCGGGCGGCGCGACCGGACTCGGCGAGACCTACGGCGACACCGCGTACCTCGATCTGGCCCGCCCCCTCGCCTACGCGCTGATCGGCCGTCAGGTCACGGACCTGAACGCGCTGCCGCTCCTCGCGGCCGAGGTCTGCGGCGACTCCCCGGCGGCCACCGGCGCCGAGGACGTCACCGCGGGCGGTCTGCGCGGCGTGCGGACCGCCGACAAAATGCGGCTGTCCGTCGTCTCCGGCTTCGAGGTGGCCTGCCTGGACGCCTGGGGCCGGCACGCCGGGCTGCCCGTGCACGCCCTGCTCGGCGGCAAGGTCCGCGACCACGTCGAGTACAGCGCGTACCTCTTCTACCGCTGGGCCGCCCACCCCGGCGGCCGCGGTGAGCCCGACGACTGGGGCGCGGCCCTCGACCCGCCCGGCATCGTCACCCAGGCCCGCCGCTTCCACGACACGTACGGCTTTGGCTCCTTCAAGCTCAAGGGCGGCGTCTTCGAGCCCGCACAGGAGATCGCCGCGATCCGGGCCCTGGCCGCCGCCTTCCCCGGTCACCCCCTGCGCCTCGACCCGAACGGCGCCTGGAGCGTCCGCACCTCCCTCCACGTCGCCCGCGAACTCGGCGATGTCCTCGAATACCTGGAGGACCCCACCGGCACCACCGCCCACATGGCCGAGGTCGCGTCCCGTACGGACCTCCCGCTGGCCACGAACATGTGCGTCACCACCTTCGCCGAGATCCGCGAAGCCTTCACCCGCGGCGCCGTCCAGGTCGTCCTCTCCGACCACCACTACTGGGGCGGCCTGCGCAACACCCGCGACCTGGCCGCGATCTGCCGCGCCTTCGGCGTCGCCCTGTCCATGCACTCCAACACCCACCTGGGCATCAGCCTCGCCGCCATGACCCACGTCGCCGCGACCGTGCCCGACCTCGCGTACGCCTGCGACACCCACTACCCCTGGCAGACGGAGGACGTGCTCACCGAACGCCCCGCCTTCCGGGACGGCCGCCTCGCGGTCACCGACACGCCCGGTCTCGGCGTCACCCTCGACCGCGACCGCCTCGCGGCCCTCCACGCACGCTGGCTCGCCGACGACGGCACCCTGCGCGACCGCGACGACGCGGCGGCGATGCGGGCGGCCGACCCGGGATGGGCGGTGCCCCGGATGCCGCGGTGGTGAGCGGTGGTGGGCGGTGCGCCCCGGCCGCCGACGGGCCGGCGCTCCCGGCGGCCGGGGCGCGTACCGTATTCATCCCGTACGTGATCTTTGGAGGGAGCTGTACCGATGGCACAGGAAGTGCGTGGCGTCATCGCGCCGGGGAAGAACGAGCCGGTGCGGCTGGAGACGATCCTGGTGCCGGACCCCGGGCCGGGTGAAGCCGTGGTGAAGGTGCAGGCGTGCGGGGTGTGCCACACCGATCTGCACTACAAGCAGGGCGGGATCAACGACGACTTCCCGTTCCTGCTGGGGCACGAGGCGGCCGGCGTCGTGGAGGCCGTGGGCGCGGGCGTCACCGACGTGGAGCCCGGTGACTTCGTGATCCTCAACTGGCGCGCGGTGTGCGGCACGTGCCGGGCCTGCAAGCGCGGCCGCCCGCAGTACTGCTTCGACACCCACAACGCCCGCCAGAAGATGACCCTCAAGAACGGCACGGAGCTGACGCCCGCGCTCGGCATCGGCGCCTTCGCGGACAAGACACTGGTCGCGGCCGGACAGTGCACCAAGGTCGACCCCGAGATGTCCCCGGCGGTGGCCGGGCTGCTCGGCTGCGGCGTGATGGCCGGCATCGGCGCGGCCGTCAACACCGGCGCGGTGGGCCGCGGCGACTCCGTCGCGGTGATCGGCTGCGGTGGCGTGGGCGACGCGGCGATCGTCGGCGCGCGGCTGGCCGGCGCGTCCCGGATCATCGCCGTGGACGTGGAGGACCGCAAGCTCTCCATGGCCAAGACGATGGGCGCCACCCACACCGTCAACTCGCGCGCCGCCGACCCGGTCGAGGCGATCCGCGAGCTGACCGGCGGCTTCGGCGCGGACGTGGTGATCGACGCGGTGGGCCGCCCCGAGACGTACCGGCAGGCGTTCTACGCGCGTGACCTGGCCGGCACCGTCGTGCTGGTCGGCGTGCCGACGCCGGAGATGAAGCTGGAGCTGCCGCTGCTGGACGTGTTCGGCCGCGGCGGCGCGCTGAAGTCGTCCTGGTACGGCGACTGCCTGCCGTCCCGCGACTTCCCGATGCTGGTCGACCTGCACCAGCAGGGCCGCATCGACCTGGCCGGCTTCGTGACCGAGACGATCGGCATCGAGGACGTCGAGCAGGCCTTCGAGCGGATGCACCACGGCGACGTGCTGCGCTCGGTGGTGACGCTCTGATGGCGGCCCGCATCGACCACCTCGTCACCTCCGGCACGTTCTCGCTCGACGGCGGTACGTGGGACGTGGACAACAACGTGTGGATCGTCGGGGACGACATCGAGGCGGTCGTCATCGACGCCGCGCACGACGCCGACGCGATCCACCAGGCCCTGGACGGCCGGACGCTGCGCGCGATCATCTGCACCCACGCGCACAACGACCACATCGACGCCGCCCCGGCACTCGCCACCCGCACCGGCGCGATGATCCACCTCCACCCGGACGACCTGCCGCTGTGGAAGCAGACCCACCCGGACCGGGCGCCCGACGAGTCGCTGGCGGACGGCCAGGTGCTGACCATCGGGGGCGTCGACCTGACCGTGCTGCACACCCCCGGCCACGCACCCGGCGCGGTGTGCCTGTACGCGCCGGAACTGGGCGAGCACGGCACGGTCTTCACCGGCGACACCCTCTTCCAGGGCGGCCCCGGCGCCACCGGCCGCTCCTTCTCCGACTTCCCGACCATCGTCGGCTCGATCCGGGAGCGGCTGCTGACGCTGCCCCCGGAGACCGAGGTCCGTACGGGACACGGCGACGGCACGACCATCGGCGCGGAGGCACCGCACCTGGACGAGTGGATCAAGCGGGGCCACTGATCCGCCCGGAGACGTCAGCGGGTGGCCGCCCGCTCCAGAATGCGGGCGGCCACGGCCGGCGAGTCCACCAGCGGGTGCAGCGCCATCGCGCGCAGCGCCGCGTCCCGGTCCTTGAACTCCGCCGCCTCGACGGTCGCCAGCTCCACGGCCTTGAGCTGGAGCATCAGCCCCAGCTGGTCCTCGCGCAGGGGCGCGCACGGCAGTGGCCGGGCGCCCCGCGCGTCCACCTCGCACACCGTCTCGATGATCGCCTCGGGGGCGAGCTGCGGCACGGTCGTCCCGTTGCGCACGTTCAGGATCAGGCGCGCGTGCCGGTCGCCCGCGATGGCGCGCATGACCGCCAGCGCCACCTGGTCGTAACCGCCGCCCTCCAGGTCGCAGGTGTCGCGCTGCCAGCCGCCGGTCGCCTCCCGGCTGTGCGCCATGTACGTCTCCTCGCGCTCCAGCCGGGTCCGCTCCCACAGCGCGTACGCCTCCTCGGGAGAGGCACCGGAAGCCGCCTCGAAGAAGCCGCCCTGCTGCTGGTCCAGGAACTCTCCGCGCGTCTCCTCGGTGTGCACCAGAGAAGCGAGCGTCTCCCGGCGGAAGTAGTAATAGTGCAGATATTCGTTGGGGATCGAGCCCAGCGCCCGCAGCCACTCGGCGCCGAAGAGCTTGCCCTCCTCGAAGGAAGTGAGGGCGCCCGGATCGGCGAGCAGGGCCGCCAGCAGGTCCGTGCCGTCCTCGGCGGCCAGCGAGCGCAGCCACCCGAGGTGGTTGAGCCCGACGTAGTCGTACGTCACCCGGCCCGGATCGGCGCCCGCGGCCCGCGCCGCCCGCCGCACCAGCCCGACCGGCGAGTCACAGATGCCGATCACCCGCTCGCCCAGCACCTGGGCCATCGCCTCGGTGACGGTCCCCGCCGGGTTGGTGAAGTTGACGACCCAGGCGTCCGGCGCCAGCGCCGCCACCCGCTCGGCGATCCGCAGCGCGACGGGCACCGTGCGCAGTCCGTACAGCACACCGCCCGCGCCCACCGTCTCCTGCCCCAGCACGCCCGCGTCCAGCGGAATCCGCTCGTCCGCGATCCGGCCCGCGGTGCCGCCGACCCGGATCGCGGAGAAGACGAAGTCGGTGCCGCGCAGCGCCTCGTCCAGCGAGCCGGCGATCCGTACGCGGACGGGAGACGGCTTCCCCGGTCCGCTCCGCCGCTCGGCCTGCCGGGCCAGTACGGAGGCGATCACGGCCACCCGCCGCGGATCGGTGTCGTACAGCGTCACCTCGGAGACGGCCTGCGCGGGATCGTCCAGGAGCGCGCGGTGCACGAGCGGTACCCGGAAACCCCCGCCGCCCAAAATCGTGAGCCTCATGGGCCGGAACGTACCGCAAGCATCGGGCACACTGGCGGCACGCGCACACAGAGAGAGGGGCAGGCACGGTGAGCGCACACGATGTCCAGCGGACCCCTGGAAGCGGACCGGGCGGCCACGTACCGCCGGGCCCCGCGCCCGCGCTCGACCCGCTCGCCGCCGTACGCGCCGACGGCGACCCGGCCACCGACGTCTACCTCACGGGCACGGTCTTCCTGGACATCATCTTCACCGGCCTGGACTCGGCCCCGGTACGCGGCACGGAGTCCTGGGCGCGCGGCATGGGCTCCAGCCCCGGCGGCGTCGCCAACATGGCCACCGCGCTGGCCCGCCTGGGCCTGCGCACCTCGCTCGCCGCGGCCTTCGGCGACGACATGTACGGCGAGTACTGCTGGGAGGCCCTGGAGCGCGGCGAGCACGTCGACCTGTCGATGTCCCGCACCGTCGCCGGATGGCACTCGCCGGTCACCGTCTCCATGGCGTACGAGGGCGAGCGCACGATGGTCTCGCACGGCCATGAGGCGCCCAGCGGCCCCGCCCGCACCGCCTTCGACGGCAAGCACGCGCCGGGCTGCCCGCCGCCCTCGCGGGCCTGCGTCGCCTCGCTGACGCCCGGCAGCCCCGAGGGCTGGCTCGGCTGCGCCGCCCGCCGCGGCAGCCGCATCTTCGCCGACGTGGGCTGGGACGACACCGGCCGCTGGGACCCGGCCGACCTGGCCGAGCTGGAGCATTGCGAGGCCTTCCTGCCCAACGCGGAGGAGGCGATGCGCTACACCCGCCTGGACTGCCCGCGCGCCGCCGCCCGCAAGCTGGCCGACCTGGTGCCGGTCGCCGTGGTGACGCTGGGCGCCGAGGGCGCGTACGCGGTCGACGGGCGGACCGGCGAGACCGCCGAGGTGCCCGCCATCGCGGTGGAGGCGATGGACCCGACCGGCGCCGGCGACGTGTTCGTGGCGGGCTTCGTCACCGGCTCGCTGGCCGGCTGGCCGCTGGCCGACCGCCTCGCCTTCGCCGGACTGACCGCCGCGCTGTCCGTACAGGAGTTCGGCGGTTCGCTGTCCGCGCCGGGCTGGGTGGAGATCGCGGCGTGGTGGCAGCGGGTGACCGCGGCGGGGGCGTACGGACGCACGCCGGACGGCGGCGCGGCGCGCGCCCACGACATCCAGGACGCCGCCGCGCTGCGCCGCCGCTACGCCTTCCTGGACGCCCTGCTGCCCACCGCGGCCCGCTCCTGGCCGCTGGCCCGCGCGCTGCCGACGATCGGATTCCGCCGCCCCGCGTGAGCGGCCCGTCACGTGGGGAACAGGGGAACAAGGGAACGCCGGAAAAGGCTTCGGGCTTGTCAGTGCACCGTCGTACCCTTGGTATCCCAAGGAGCCGAGCCGCGGGGCAGCAGTCCGCGGCGCAACGAATGGGGGATGAGCAGGCCACAGAGCCGGCCCATGACTCAGACACCTACACGACCGCAGGCGCACGCCCAGTTCACCGTCCCCGCCAAGCACCCGATGGTGACGGTCCTGGGGTCCGGAGACGCCCTGCTGCGGGTCATCGAGAACGCGTTCCCGGCCACCGACATCCACGTACGGGGCAACGAGATCCGGGCGACCGGCGACCCCGCGGAAGTGGCCCTGATCCAGCGCCTCTTCGACGAGATGATGCTGGTCCTGCGCACCGGCCAGCCGATGACGGAGGACGCGGTGGAGCGCTCCATCGCGATGCTGCGGACGGCGGCGGACGGCGGGGGCGCGTCGAGCGAGACCCCCGCCGAGGTGCTCACCCAGAACATCCTGTCCAACCGCGGCCGCACCATCCGCCCCAAGACCCT encodes:
- a CDS encoding HAD family acid phosphatase produces the protein MRHPLLSRRRVRVGAAAVTAVVAGTAAFGVGQATAEHSVPRTDKEVPNLTQVQDKIKAYYGDTVAANGQHYASPRSNYAKQVRGITDSARNYLAKAAGKKHHGKPAIVLDMDDTTLLTYNYELQVGFHHTEAAQDKYLASTDMAPVFGMDRLVNWARGKGYEVFFVTGRKEAQREWSVRNLKNVGYKVPLDRTHVFLKDKKNPPAYLPCGANCTTVQFKSGTRKHIESRGYDIVANFGDQYSDLNGGYADKTFKLPNPMYFLP
- a CDS encoding PfkB family carbohydrate kinase, which encodes MSAHDVQRTPGSGPGGHVPPGPAPALDPLAAVRADGDPATDVYLTGTVFLDIIFTGLDSAPVRGTESWARGMGSSPGGVANMATALARLGLRTSLAAAFGDDMYGEYCWEALERGEHVDLSMSRTVAGWHSPVTVSMAYEGERTMVSHGHEAPSGPARTAFDGKHAPGCPPPSRACVASLTPGSPEGWLGCAARRGSRIFADVGWDDTGRWDPADLAELEHCEAFLPNAEEAMRYTRLDCPRAAARKLADLVPVAVVTLGAEGAYAVDGRTGETAEVPAIAVEAMDPTGAGDVFVAGFVTGSLAGWPLADRLAFAGLTAALSVQEFGGSLSAPGWVEIAAWWQRVTAAGAYGRTPDGGAARAHDIQDAAALRRRYAFLDALLPTAARSWPLARALPTIGFRRPA
- a CDS encoding MBL fold metallo-hydrolase → MAARIDHLVTSGTFSLDGGTWDVDNNVWIVGDDIEAVVIDAAHDADAIHQALDGRTLRAIICTHAHNDHIDAAPALATRTGAMIHLHPDDLPLWKQTHPDRAPDESLADGQVLTIGGVDLTVLHTPGHAPGAVCLYAPELGEHGTVFTGDTLFQGGPGATGRSFSDFPTIVGSIRERLLTLPPETEVRTGHGDGTTIGAEAPHLDEWIKRGH
- a CDS encoding ribonuclease Z — encoded protein: MSVREFVVLGTASQVPTRHRNHNGYLLRWDGEGILFDPGEGTQRQMLRAGVAAHDINRICVTHFHGDHSLGLAGVIQRINLDRVPHPVTAHFPASGRRFFDRLRYATAYRETVRLAEEPVAADGVLADTPSYALEARKLSHPVEAYGYRLIEPDGRRMLPEKLAAHGIAGPDVGRLQREGALDGVTLDEVSEVRRGQRLAFVMDTRLCDGVHALAEGCDLLVIESTFLDEDVRLAKEHGHLTAGQAARVAAGAGVRHLVLTHFSQRYSDPSEFERQARAAGFEGELTIARDLMRVPVPKRT
- a CDS encoding S-(hydroxymethyl)mycothiol dehydrogenase; translated protein: MAQEVRGVIAPGKNEPVRLETILVPDPGPGEAVVKVQACGVCHTDLHYKQGGINDDFPFLLGHEAAGVVEAVGAGVTDVEPGDFVILNWRAVCGTCRACKRGRPQYCFDTHNARQKMTLKNGTELTPALGIGAFADKTLVAAGQCTKVDPEMSPAVAGLLGCGVMAGIGAAVNTGAVGRGDSVAVIGCGGVGDAAIVGARLAGASRIIAVDVEDRKLSMAKTMGATHTVNSRAADPVEAIRELTGGFGADVVIDAVGRPETYRQAFYARDLAGTVVLVGVPTPEMKLELPLLDVFGRGGALKSSWYGDCLPSRDFPMLVDLHQQGRIDLAGFVTETIGIEDVEQAFERMHHGDVLRSVVTL
- a CDS encoding 6-phospho-beta-glucosidase, which produces MRLTILGGGGFRVPLVHRALLDDPAQAVSEVTLYDTDPRRVAVIASVLARQAERRSGPGKPSPVRVRIAGSLDEALRGTDFVFSAIRVGGTAGRIADERIPLDAGVLGQETVGAGGVLYGLRTVPVALRIAERVAALAPDAWVVNFTNPAGTVTEAMAQVLGERVIGICDSPVGLVRRAARAAGADPGRVTYDYVGLNHLGWLRSLAAEDGTDLLAALLADPGALTSFEEGKLFGAEWLRALGSIPNEYLHYYYFRRETLASLVHTEETRGEFLDQQQGGFFEAASGASPEEAYALWERTRLEREETYMAHSREATGGWQRDTCDLEGGGYDQVALAVMRAIAGDRHARLILNVRNGTTVPQLAPEAIIETVCEVDARGARPLPCAPLREDQLGLMLQLKAVELATVEAAEFKDRDAALRAMALHPLVDSPAVAARILERAATR
- a CDS encoding enolase C-terminal domain-like protein — encoded protein: MDGHRLRTEIRPTPPHRPAAAPPATAITAVHLTPVLVADPPLLNVQGVHQPYTPRLIIEVTTAGGATGLGETYGDTAYLDLARPLAYALIGRQVTDLNALPLLAAEVCGDSPAATGAEDVTAGGLRGVRTADKMRLSVVSGFEVACLDAWGRHAGLPVHALLGGKVRDHVEYSAYLFYRWAAHPGGRGEPDDWGAALDPPGIVTQARRFHDTYGFGSFKLKGGVFEPAQEIAAIRALAAAFPGHPLRLDPNGAWSVRTSLHVARELGDVLEYLEDPTGTTAHMAEVASRTDLPLATNMCVTTFAEIREAFTRGAVQVVLSDHHYWGGLRNTRDLAAICRAFGVALSMHSNTHLGISLAAMTHVAATVPDLAYACDTHYPWQTEDVLTERPAFRDGRLAVTDTPGLGVTLDRDRLAALHARWLADDGTLRDRDDAAAMRAADPGWAVPRMPRW